The window GATCGACTTCGCGGCGTCTATAGCAGAGCCGCCGCCAAAGGCGACGATCGTATCGGCCCCAAAGGCAGCCAGCCTCTTTATACCTTCGGCTACCGTCTCCATATCGGGGTCGGGACTGACATCGGAAAATACCTCGTATTCCGCTCCAATTTTATCAAAAAAACCGCTTACATAGGAGACTTTTCCGCTCTTGTGCATAAACTTGTCCGTAACTATAAACGCCTTTTTCGTCCCTGAAAGGACCTCTTCCAAGGAAGAGGCTCCCATGTATATCGTCGGCCCTAAACAAAACTTACGCATCAATGTTCTCCTTGCCTGATAAAAGTTTACAAATAGCGCCGATAATACGGCTGTTTTTATTATAGGCAAATCGAATTGATTTTTCGGGTCATTGTTTGTCCAAATTATGACAAAAAATTATAGTATTATTTTATCCTACGGTTATTTTAAAGGCAATATCTAGAAGTTAAGATTTATTAAACATACGTTAAGATAATTATTGGAATATAGAGAATTTTAATGGCAAGTTATGAATATCTCGAAATGACCTCCGAGCTCCAGGAGATCAGCAGCTCAGAAGCGGCCCGGAACTCTGCCGCGCCCTGACCACCGGATTGAAGAGACGTCCATAATTCAAGTACGGCAAGGTCGCCGCCTTCCAGCAGACCGGCAAGTTCGGCCCGCTTTTTAACATAATGGCCGCTCTCGCAGAAATACTTCGCGCGCAGTACAAAGAAGGCGGATTTATAGAGTGAGACGAGAATATCGGCGCTCTTTTCATAGAGATAGTTGTGGCAGCCGCCGTGATATATCGCACAGGCACCGTCGCGCACCGCCCTGACCGCCGCCGCCTCGTCAAAAAGACGGCTGAGCGGCCCCAGGGAGCCATATAAAGGCACCGTATCAAAATAG is drawn from Cloacibacillus sp. and contains these coding sequences:
- a CDS encoding nucleotidyltransferase domain-containing protein — encoded protein: MTIDIEKWSSDLTERLRGVYGEKLLFVGLQGSYARGEAAPDSDIDIVVILKSLSVSDLDSYRAVLDEMPHGELACGFISGERELLSWTPSELFILYFDTVPLYGSLGPLSRLFDEAAAVRAVRDGACAIYHGGCHNYLYEKSADILVSLYKSAFFVLRAKYFCESGHYVKKRAELAGLLEGGDLAVLELWTSLQSGGQGAAEFRAASELLISWSSEVISRYS